In the Nakamurella alba genome, one interval contains:
- a CDS encoding DNA polymerase IV → MTAPDEARPWVLHVDMDQFIAAVEVQRRPELAGLPVVVGGNGDPTERAVVATASYEARAFGIHSGMPLKLAVRKCKDAVFLPSDHAAYDEVSAQVMAALAALPGVTVEILGWDEAFVGAVTADPEQLARDAQQAVLAATGLHCTVGIGDTTVRAKMATGFGKPQGIFRLTAATWLPVLGERPTEALWGIGKKTAAKLADLGLHTVAQLAAADPRMLAERLGPTMGPYYAGLGRGLGRTEVIGTPWVPRSRSREVTYQQDLTTWEQIRQETEVLARKVHEDIKDTGRPVGRMSVKVRFKPFFTQIKIAKLPAPTTDVEEMVAGALRVLEKFEDHDRPVRLLGVRAEFVPDQDESGRSR, encoded by the coding sequence ATGACGGCCCCCGACGAGGCGAGACCCTGGGTGCTGCACGTCGACATGGACCAGTTCATCGCGGCGGTGGAGGTCCAGCGGCGGCCGGAGCTTGCCGGCCTTCCGGTGGTCGTCGGCGGGAACGGTGATCCGACCGAACGCGCGGTCGTCGCCACCGCGTCGTACGAGGCCAGGGCGTTCGGCATCCACTCGGGGATGCCGCTCAAGCTCGCCGTCCGCAAGTGCAAGGACGCGGTGTTCCTGCCTTCCGACCACGCCGCCTACGACGAGGTCTCGGCACAGGTGATGGCCGCCCTCGCTGCGCTGCCCGGTGTCACCGTCGAGATCCTGGGCTGGGACGAGGCGTTCGTCGGCGCGGTGACCGCCGATCCCGAGCAGCTGGCCCGGGACGCCCAGCAGGCGGTGCTGGCCGCGACCGGACTGCACTGCACCGTCGGCATCGGCGACACCACGGTCCGGGCCAAGATGGCCACCGGCTTCGGCAAGCCGCAGGGGATCTTCCGGCTCACCGCTGCCACCTGGCTGCCGGTCCTCGGCGAGCGGCCGACGGAGGCGCTGTGGGGTATCGGGAAGAAGACCGCCGCCAAGCTCGCGGACCTGGGCCTGCACACCGTCGCCCAGCTGGCCGCCGCGGACCCGCGGATGCTGGCCGAGCGGCTCGGCCCGACCATGGGTCCGTACTACGCGGGGCTCGGTCGCGGACTGGGCCGCACCGAGGTGATCGGGACACCGTGGGTGCCGCGGTCCCGCAGCCGCGAGGTCACCTACCAGCAGGACCTCACCACCTGGGAGCAGATCCGGCAGGAGACCGAGGTCCTCGCCCGGAAGGTGCACGAGGACATCAAGGACACCGGCCGCCCCGTCGGCCGGATGTCGGTCAAGGTCCGCTTCAAGCCTTTCTTCACCCAGATCAAGATCGCCAAGCTGCCCGCCCCGACCACCGACGTCGAGGAGATGGTGGCCGGTGCCCTGCGGGTGCTGGAGAAGTTCGAGGACCACGACCGTCCGGTCCGCCTGCTCGGGGTGCGGGCGGAGTTCGTGCCGGACCAGGACGAGTCCGGTCGCAGTCGCTGA
- a CDS encoding carboxymuconolactone decarboxylase family protein: MTAFVPPPAVPSAQAQQLYDEDVADSGDVMNLSRVWAHRPELQEGLFDLLRTANAPLQLSMRERGILVTSAAAALGDSYCALAWGERLAQESTPAIAAAVLAGDTDDLTPRERALATWSRAVADDPNATTAAQVDDLRQAGWTDEEIVGITVFVALRLAFSTVNDALGVRPDAAYRSTAPAEVLGAVTWGRPIEEA; encoded by the coding sequence ATGACCGCGTTCGTCCCGCCACCCGCCGTCCCGTCGGCGCAGGCGCAGCAGCTCTACGACGAGGACGTGGCGGACTCCGGTGACGTGATGAACCTGAGCCGCGTCTGGGCCCACCGGCCCGAACTGCAGGAGGGCCTGTTCGATCTGCTCCGCACGGCCAACGCACCCTTGCAGCTGTCGATGCGCGAGCGCGGGATCCTGGTGACCTCGGCCGCCGCCGCACTGGGCGACTCCTACTGCGCACTGGCCTGGGGCGAGCGATTGGCGCAGGAGAGCACCCCGGCCATTGCGGCAGCGGTGCTGGCCGGCGACACGGACGACCTGACGCCGAGGGAGCGAGCCCTGGCGACCTGGTCCCGGGCGGTGGCCGACGACCCGAACGCCACCACCGCGGCGCAGGTCGACGACCTGCGACAAGCGGGCTGGACCGACGAGGAGATCGTCGGAATCACCGTCTTCGTCGCGCTCCGACTGGCGTTCTCCACCGTCAACGACGCGCTGGGTGTCCGCCCCGACGCCGCCTACCGGAGCACCGCGCCCGCCGAGGTGTTGGGCGCCGTCACCTGGGGACGCCCGATCGAGGAGGCCTGA
- a CDS encoding RNA polymerase sigma factor, translating into MSGPVPPGPVESVLRELAPLVLGDIGRRYGDFAAADDAVQEAMIDAAEQWPASGMPANPRGWLVRVASRRLTEIWRSDTARHRREQVVAGESAPAGSEEDTLLVYLLCCHPSLTQTSQVALTLRAVGGLSTAEIGTALLVPESTVAQRISRAKKSIRAAGGRFEPPPATELPGRIATVLQVLYLTFNEGYSASSGQSLLRADLSNEAIRLARQLHALRPADGEIAGLLALMLLTDARRPARVRADGALVPLDEQDRDLWRRDLIDEGSAIIEKALGTAVVGPFQLQAAIAAVHDEAASTEVTDWRQILGLYELLLVAAPGPVAMLGRVVAFAMVHGPEKGLLELDLTASQPSLAGSYRVDACRGRLLDLAGDRSGAREAYAAAARRATNLPEQRHLESKSR; encoded by the coding sequence ATGTCCGGCCCTGTTCCGCCCGGTCCCGTCGAGTCCGTGCTGCGCGAGCTGGCCCCGCTGGTGCTCGGTGACATCGGCCGCCGCTACGGGGATTTCGCCGCCGCCGACGACGCCGTCCAGGAGGCGATGATCGACGCCGCCGAGCAGTGGCCGGCCTCGGGGATGCCGGCGAACCCACGTGGCTGGCTGGTCCGGGTGGCGTCCCGCCGGCTGACCGAGATCTGGCGCAGCGACACCGCCCGGCACCGGCGCGAGCAGGTCGTCGCCGGCGAGTCCGCTCCGGCGGGCTCCGAGGAGGACACCTTGCTGGTGTACCTGCTCTGCTGCCATCCGTCGCTGACCCAGACCTCGCAGGTCGCGCTCACCCTGCGGGCGGTCGGCGGCCTGTCGACTGCCGAGATCGGCACGGCGCTGCTGGTGCCGGAAAGCACAGTGGCACAACGGATCAGCCGGGCGAAGAAGAGCATCCGGGCCGCCGGTGGCCGGTTCGAACCGCCGCCGGCCACGGAGCTGCCCGGGCGGATCGCCACCGTGCTGCAGGTGCTCTACCTGACCTTCAACGAGGGCTATTCGGCGAGCTCCGGGCAGTCGCTGCTGCGCGCGGACCTGTCCAACGAGGCGATCCGGCTGGCCCGGCAGCTGCACGCGCTGCGGCCGGCCGACGGGGAGATCGCCGGGCTGCTGGCGCTGATGCTGCTCACCGACGCCCGCCGGCCCGCTCGGGTCCGCGCGGACGGCGCACTGGTGCCGCTGGACGAGCAGGACCGTGACCTGTGGCGCCGGGATCTGATCGACGAGGGCAGCGCGATCATCGAGAAAGCCTTGGGCACCGCTGTTGTCGGGCCCTTCCAGCTGCAGGCGGCGATCGCGGCGGTGCACGACGAGGCAGCGTCGACCGAGGTCACCGACTGGCGGCAGATCCTCGGACTGTACGAACTGCTGCTGGTCGCCGCACCGGGGCCGGTCGCAATGTTGGGCCGGGTGGTGGCCTTCGCCATGGTGCACGGTCCCGAGAAGGGCCTGCTGGAACTGGATCTCACGGCCTCCCAACCGTCGCTGGCCGGGTCGTACCGGGTCGATGCCTGTCGGGGACGACTGCTGGATCTGGCCGGCGACCGGTCCGGAGCGCGGGAGGCCTACGCCGCTGCCGCTCGCCGGGCGACCAACTTGCCCGAGCAACGGCATCTGGAGTCCAAGAGCCGCTGA
- a CDS encoding YciI family protein: protein MRYLILIHSNPKSWTIWDALTEEQRSSFGADHMALSEELARTGELVASEGLPGPEYSTWVTSKDGHIATDGPFAEVKEYVAGFYLVECDSKERAIELAAMVPDARNGSPVEVRQVFDMSLLDD, encoded by the coding sequence ATGCGCTACCTGATCCTGATCCACAGCAACCCGAAGTCCTGGACGATCTGGGACGCGCTGACCGAGGAGCAGCGGTCGTCCTTCGGCGCCGACCACATGGCATTGAGCGAGGAGCTGGCCAGGACCGGCGAGCTGGTCGCCTCCGAGGGTCTGCCGGGGCCGGAGTACTCGACGTGGGTCACCTCGAAGGACGGGCACATCGCGACCGACGGTCCCTTCGCCGAGGTCAAGGAGTACGTGGCCGGCTTCTACCTGGTCGAGTGCGACAGCAAGGAACGGGCGATCGAACTGGCGGCGATGGTGCCGGACGCGCGCAACGGGTCGCCGGTCGAGGTCCGTCAGGTGTTCGACATGAGCCTGCTCGACGACTGA
- a CDS encoding helix-turn-helix transcriptional regulator, with amino-acid sequence MRARRRPAVAGGAGPAEHRELPVYEAGGVEVPFVIAGSQEEMARNTSWAEHSHPTHELLWNERGSSSATVGPRTWTITRTIGLWIPAGVRHSGWTPAGTLLRAALLHIDRAPAIADGPVAVGITPLLRLLLDRLTSEELSDESRAITETMVIDVLTPAPRELLLHVPTAPLLAPIVQTVADRPADDTTLAGWASRLGVSTRTITRAFHAETGLGFGQWVGMARCRHAIVLLAQGEDIEDVARSVGFGSSSAFSTAFRRTTGMSPGRFRTQ; translated from the coding sequence GTGCGCGCCCGGCGCCGTCCGGCGGTCGCCGGTGGCGCCGGACCGGCCGAGCACCGCGAGCTGCCGGTCTACGAGGCCGGCGGCGTCGAGGTGCCGTTCGTCATCGCCGGGTCGCAGGAGGAGATGGCCCGGAACACCTCCTGGGCCGAACACTCGCACCCCACCCACGAGCTGCTGTGGAACGAGCGCGGATCGTCGTCGGCCACCGTCGGCCCGCGGACCTGGACCATCACCCGGACCATCGGACTCTGGATCCCCGCCGGGGTGCGGCACTCCGGCTGGACGCCGGCCGGCACCCTGCTCCGCGCCGCGCTGCTGCACATCGACCGGGCGCCGGCGATCGCCGACGGGCCGGTCGCGGTCGGCATCACCCCGCTGCTGCGTCTGCTGCTGGACCGTCTCACCAGCGAGGAACTGTCCGACGAGTCACGGGCGATCACCGAGACCATGGTGATCGACGTGCTCACGCCGGCGCCGCGCGAGTTGCTGCTGCACGTGCCGACCGCCCCGCTGCTGGCGCCGATCGTGCAGACGGTCGCCGACCGTCCTGCCGACGACACCACCCTCGCCGGCTGGGCGTCCCGGCTCGGGGTGAGCACCCGCACCATCACCCGCGCCTTCCACGCGGAGACCGGTCTGGGCTTCGGTCAGTGGGTCGGCATGGCCCGGTGCCGGCACGCCATCGTGCTGCTCGCGCAGGGCGAGGACATCGAGGATGTCGCCCGCAGCGTGGGCTTCGGCTCTTCCAGCGCCTTCAGCACGGCCTTCCGCAGGACCACCGGGATGAGCCCCGGCCGGTTCCGCACGCAGTAG
- a CDS encoding DUF6092 family protein, producing the protein MSEQPTLEQELFEVIVYLVSSSVTSMTETPELATFRMIDAAERLMAISTSRLPDDFLTAARADWEAHKMLVVSDQPEYLRWLDGYARSFVRKTLELAAAPGA; encoded by the coding sequence GTGAGCGAGCAGCCCACCCTCGAGCAGGAGCTCTTCGAGGTCATCGTCTACCTCGTCTCCAGCTCCGTCACCTCGATGACCGAGACTCCCGAACTGGCCACCTTCCGGATGATCGACGCCGCCGAGCGCCTGATGGCGATCAGCACCTCCCGGCTGCCCGACGACTTCCTCACCGCCGCCCGCGCCGACTGGGAGGCGCACAAGATGCTCGTCGTCTCCGACCAGCCGGAGTACCTGCGCTGGCTCGACGGCTACGCCCGGTCCTTCGTCCGCAAGACCCTGGAGCTGGCCGCGGCGCCGGGAGCCTGA
- a CDS encoding nitroreductase family protein → MTPPTPVDVITTMRRRRMHREFEDRPVPREVLNVMAWGAVRAQQARPGVRHVVVVDDPAKMRAARQVLPGFINNAPAMIALCTDVDRALEALGPRGVEHVSRLDAGAAAAYLALIGQTVGIGVCTVTSWADGIAAELLGLPDHIRPDVTVAVGFVPPRTPAAVKSLKYSVWSNEFGTPMEVTRP, encoded by the coding sequence ATGACGCCACCGACCCCGGTCGATGTCATCACCACGATGCGCCGCCGCCGGATGCACCGCGAGTTCGAGGACCGGCCGGTGCCGCGGGAGGTGCTCAACGTGATGGCCTGGGGTGCGGTGCGCGCGCAGCAGGCCCGCCCCGGGGTGCGACACGTCGTGGTCGTCGACGACCCGGCGAAGATGCGTGCGGCCCGGCAGGTGCTGCCCGGGTTCATCAACAACGCGCCGGCCATGATCGCCCTGTGCACGGACGTCGACCGGGCCCTGGAGGCCCTGGGACCCCGTGGTGTGGAACATGTCTCACGGCTGGACGCGGGCGCTGCGGCCGCCTACCTGGCGTTGATCGGGCAGACCGTCGGCATCGGTGTCTGCACGGTCACCAGTTGGGCCGACGGCATCGCCGCCGAGCTGCTGGGGCTGCCCGACCACATCCGCCCGGACGTGACCGTGGCCGTCGGGTTCGTCCCCCCGCGCACCCCGGCCGCGGTGAAGAGCCTGAAGTACTCGGTCTGGTCCAACGAGTTCGGCACCCCCATGGAGGTCACCCGCCCGTGA
- a CDS encoding BTAD domain-containing putative transcriptional regulator — protein MSPAAEWPGISFEVLGPLRALRSGRTLELGPARRRTTLAALLVDAGHVVPIDTLVDRIWDGAPPANPLTTVHAYVSRLRSGLRGSGSPDDTRPGPLETVAPGYRLSVPTNAVDAARFARLVTEADTSFRAGDLGPAEQALAAAGALWRDEPYADIPSAFARNEATRLTGLYGRLEEIGIDVDLARGRHALLVERLRTMVAADPLREGIQAALMLALYRSGRQADALTVFQSVRGLLADELGADPSRQLQTLHERILRQDTDLDLPAGAVTAGPRAVTAPAAPPEQAPADRTEQASSTRLIGRERELARVREILDSSGAAPYPAVVAVTGEAGIGKTRLLDELAGTADPGIVVAWGRSWDHEGVPPLWPWVEVLREIARGVGEDVVAAAVAGRGSAVLALDPDLVSGPAPGSRMPQGTIEDSEVRMFDGILHFLGAVTDRRKVLVLLEDVHWADPATRRFTEYAVTHRLASGLALVLTARAQSDDGGPGGAELLAALARTGRVHRLDLPGLRPDAVRDYVTDRTGTVLDHATTDALAERTGGNPFFVGEIVRLLVTDRDAGGAGADEGVTTEVPDSIRGVILRRVERLPADEKTVLRAAAVVGRTFDPDLLRDITDLDEETIDEAVDRATASGLLGSEPGAPGRHRFHHALVQQTLLEDIGPARRRRWHARTAAALLARTGGDTVAGADRIVHHLAASGSEDELLQAARLCIAASDAAHRRGHYSGAEQLLVTAVDLTARLEGEAGDRVEMAARTRLSSLYALSYHAGFPGFVAQRDRMTALVRRLGNDRDLLAGLQNAFAAAFFTCDFVEAAALAQEMISRGLAAGDDLMTLGGEFARGLCALQIGRPDEAIDALGTARDLARRLDEEVPVGMITVPVEAIGPWRLAAFALAGRWSEAGPDLADIPVLLRTPEPAARANIEGVLGVAHAFRGDVPAALRHGRAAVRIADEVGLGPILSYLGIVAEWATARIEGGTGRMREIVDLLPEQQFVVMRSHHVGLYADLLVRSGSDDHLAEATTRLDDAIAESARSGNSLWDAELHRLRARARELSGRPVADVVADLEQAVAIARAQSARDLLAKAQDDLERAVLRAR, from the coding sequence TCGACGCCGGACACGTGGTGCCGATCGACACCCTCGTCGACCGGATCTGGGACGGGGCGCCGCCCGCCAACCCGTTGACCACGGTCCACGCCTACGTCTCCCGGTTGCGGTCCGGGCTGCGCGGGTCCGGATCGCCCGACGACACCCGGCCGGGCCCGCTGGAAACCGTCGCACCCGGCTACCGGTTGTCGGTACCGACAAACGCGGTCGACGCGGCCCGGTTCGCCCGCCTGGTCACGGAGGCCGATACATCCTTCCGGGCAGGAGATCTCGGGCCGGCGGAGCAGGCCCTCGCCGCGGCCGGAGCGCTCTGGCGGGACGAACCGTACGCCGACATCCCCTCTGCCTTCGCCCGGAACGAAGCGACCCGGCTCACCGGGTTGTACGGCCGGCTGGAGGAGATCGGCATCGACGTCGACCTGGCCCGCGGGCGGCACGCACTGCTGGTGGAGCGACTCCGGACGATGGTGGCCGCCGACCCGCTGCGCGAGGGGATCCAGGCCGCGCTGATGCTCGCGCTCTACCGCAGTGGGCGGCAGGCGGATGCGTTGACCGTCTTCCAGTCGGTCCGGGGCCTGCTCGCGGACGAACTCGGTGCCGACCCGTCGAGGCAGCTCCAGACGCTGCACGAGCGGATCCTGCGCCAGGACACCGATCTCGACCTGCCGGCCGGCGCGGTCACGGCCGGCCCCCGGGCGGTGACCGCCCCGGCTGCACCACCGGAACAAGCGCCGGCCGACCGTACGGAGCAGGCGTCGTCGACCCGGTTGATCGGGCGCGAGCGGGAGCTGGCACGGGTCCGCGAGATCCTGGACAGCAGCGGGGCCGCACCGTATCCCGCGGTGGTCGCGGTGACCGGCGAGGCCGGCATCGGCAAGACCCGGCTGCTGGACGAGCTGGCCGGGACCGCCGATCCCGGGATCGTCGTGGCATGGGGTCGCAGCTGGGACCACGAGGGCGTCCCGCCGCTCTGGCCGTGGGTCGAGGTGCTGCGGGAGATCGCCCGCGGCGTCGGCGAGGACGTGGTCGCCGCGGCCGTGGCCGGACGGGGCTCGGCCGTACTCGCCCTCGACCCGGACCTGGTATCCGGCCCGGCGCCGGGATCGCGGATGCCGCAGGGGACCATCGAGGATTCCGAGGTCCGGATGTTCGACGGGATCCTGCACTTCCTGGGTGCGGTCACGGACCGGCGGAAGGTACTGGTGCTGCTGGAGGACGTGCACTGGGCGGATCCCGCGACCCGGCGCTTCACCGAGTACGCCGTCACCCACCGCCTCGCTTCCGGGCTCGCCCTGGTGCTGACGGCCCGCGCGCAGTCCGACGACGGCGGACCCGGTGGTGCGGAGCTGCTCGCCGCCCTCGCCCGCACCGGGCGGGTGCACCGGCTCGACCTGCCCGGCCTGCGCCCGGACGCTGTCCGCGACTACGTCACCGACCGCACCGGGACGGTCCTGGACCACGCCACCACCGATGCCCTGGCCGAGCGCACCGGCGGCAACCCGTTCTTCGTCGGTGAGATCGTCCGGCTGCTGGTCACCGACCGGGATGCCGGCGGCGCCGGTGCTGACGAGGGGGTCACCACCGAGGTTCCGGACAGCATCCGCGGGGTGATCCTGCGGCGGGTCGAGCGCCTGCCCGCCGACGAGAAGACCGTGCTGCGCGCCGCGGCGGTGGTCGGGCGGACCTTCGACCCGGATCTGCTCCGCGACATCACCGACCTGGACGAGGAAACGATCGACGAGGCGGTCGACCGGGCGACGGCCTCGGGGCTCCTCGGGTCGGAGCCCGGTGCGCCGGGGCGGCACCGCTTCCACCATGCACTGGTCCAGCAGACGCTCCTGGAGGACATCGGGCCGGCCCGACGGCGGCGCTGGCATGCCCGGACCGCCGCCGCGCTGCTCGCCCGGACGGGCGGGGACACGGTCGCCGGCGCCGATCGGATCGTGCACCACCTCGCGGCCTCCGGGAGCGAGGACGAACTGCTGCAGGCGGCGCGGCTCTGCATCGCGGCGTCGGACGCCGCGCACCGGCGCGGCCACTACTCCGGGGCCGAGCAGCTGCTGGTCACCGCTGTCGATCTCACGGCCCGGCTGGAGGGCGAGGCCGGCGACCGTGTGGAAATGGCTGCCAGGACCCGGCTCTCGTCGCTCTACGCGTTGTCCTACCACGCCGGCTTCCCCGGTTTCGTGGCCCAGCGGGACCGGATGACCGCGCTGGTCCGCCGGCTCGGCAACGACCGTGACCTGCTGGCCGGACTGCAGAATGCCTTCGCCGCAGCGTTCTTCACCTGTGACTTCGTCGAGGCGGCGGCGCTGGCGCAGGAGATGATCTCCCGCGGGCTTGCCGCCGGCGACGACCTGATGACGCTCGGCGGCGAGTTCGCCCGGGGTCTGTGCGCCCTGCAGATCGGGCGGCCGGACGAGGCGATCGACGCTCTCGGCACCGCGCGGGACCTGGCGCGGCGACTCGACGAGGAGGTCCCCGTCGGGATGATCACCGTGCCGGTGGAGGCCATCGGGCCGTGGCGGCTGGCCGCCTTCGCTCTCGCCGGTCGGTGGTCCGAGGCCGGGCCCGACCTGGCCGACATCCCCGTGTTGTTGCGGACTCCGGAACCGGCGGCGCGGGCGAACATCGAGGGAGTGCTCGGCGTCGCGCACGCATTCCGCGGTGATGTGCCGGCCGCGCTGCGCCACGGCCGGGCGGCGGTGCGGATCGCCGACGAGGTCGGGCTCGGCCCGATCCTGAGCTACCTCGGCATCGTGGCGGAATGGGCCACAGCCCGGATCGAGGGCGGGACCGGGCGGATGCGGGAGATCGTCGACCTGCTGCCGGAGCAACAGTTCGTGGTGATGCGGTCGCACCATGTCGGTCTGTACGCGGATCTGTTGGTGCGCAGTGGATCCGACGACCACCTCGCCGAGGCGACGACCCGGCTCGATGACGCCATCGCGGAGTCCGCGCGGTCCGGGAACTCGCTGTGGGACGCCGAACTGCACCGGTTGCGTGCCCGGGCGCGGGAGCTGTCCGGTCGGCCGGTGGCCGACGTGGTCGCGGACCTGGAGCAGGCGGTCGCGATCGCGCGGGCCCAGTCGGCACGCGACCTGCTCGCGAAGGCGCAGGACGACCTCGAGCGGGCCGTGCTGCGCGCACGGTGA